The Anopheles coluzzii chromosome 2, AcolN3, whole genome shotgun sequence genome window below encodes:
- the LOC120952873 gene encoding uncharacterized protein LOC120952873, which translates to MRCSVCNYYSWSYFIAFGEIFISFHIARAFLHCARSTSFSQKLACDGVEPIIVLLVLYNLLSLLLIIGVTKRNEKLLQIYQTCTITLKASAIVRRIVLSATEYDGRNDGKTIIEIKLIIVFTLIFTLEALVVAGACRKMRREQQEQLYYIDVV; encoded by the exons ATGCGTTGCTCGGTGTGTAATTACTATTCGTGGAGTTACTTTATCGCGTTCGGAGAAATCTTCATCTCCTTCCACATTGCCCGTGCCTTCCTGCACTGTGCACGGTCGACGAGCTTTTCGCAAAAGCTAGCTTGCGATGGTG TGGAGCCTATCATCGTATTGCTGGTGTTGTACAATTTGCTTTCTCTGTTACTTATCATCGGTGTTACAAAG CGCAATGAAAAATTACTACAGATTTATCAAACCTGCACAATAACCCTCAAAGCATCGGCTATCGTGCGACGGATAGTGCTCAGCGCGACCGAGTATGACGGGAGGAATGATGgtaaaacgataatagaaatTAAACTTATCATCGTGTTTACGT TAATATTCACCCTGGAAGCGCTCGTGGTCGCCGGTGCCTGTCGGAAGATGCGTCGCGAACAACAGGAGCAGCTGTACTACATAGATGTGGTCTAG